From Procambarus clarkii isolate CNS0578487 chromosome 65, FALCON_Pclarkii_2.0, whole genome shotgun sequence, one genomic window encodes:
- the LOC123771053 gene encoding snaclec coagulation factor IX/factor X-binding protein subunit B: MKVALIALSLAAAGCYAQRSDVDLPEEALGCSEGFTSIAGNCYRFYQEAESWSDAQAFCSLGGAKLASVLNVDEYKGLLTHINNNFPGTYWTSGSVVLGQWIWTATGDPMAGQWWGRNPGNRPGQCAYFCSNTLKYWNKDCSRSLRFICQKPEEYLVRRPVAQ; this comes from the exons ATGAAGGTCGCTCTCATAGCTCTCTCTCTGGCCGCGGCCGGCTGCTACGCCCAACGCAGCGACgttgatcttccagaag AGGCGCTGGGATGCAGTGAGGGGTTCACCAGCATCGCTGGGAACTGCTACAGGTTCTACCAGGAGGCGGAGTCTTGGAGTGACGCCCAGGCCTTCTGCAGCCTCGGCGGGGCTAAGCTGGCTTCAGTTCTTAACGTTGATGAGTACAAAGGTCTTCTGACTCACATAAACAACAACT TTCCCGGGACCTATTGGACTTCAGGAAGTGTAGTGCTTGGGCAATGGATCTGGACAGCTACAGGCGACCCCATGGCTGGGCAGTGGTGGGGCAGGAACCCAGGCAACAGGCCCGGCCAGTGCGCTTACTTCTGCTCCAACACTCTCAA GTACTGGAATAAGGATTGCAGTAGGTCCCTACGGTTCATCTGCCAGAAGCCCGAAGAGTACCTTGTCCGACGTCCTGTCGCCCAGTAA